The genomic interval CGGACGAGATCCTCGCCATCACGCTCGGCGGTGGTGTGATTCGTACGCGAGTCAACGAAGTCAGGGAGACGGGCCGTGACACCATGGGCGTCCAACTGATCAATCTGGGCAAGCGGGACGCCGTCGTCGGCATCGCCCGCAACGCCGAGGCGGGCCGCGAGGCCGACGAGGTCGACGGACCCGTCGACGGCGACGCCGAAGGCGGCACGACCGAGGCGACCACGGCCGACGAGGCCGCCGGCAGCACGGTCGACAGCAATGTCGAGGACACGTCGTCCTCGACCGGGGAGCACGAGGAGTAGAGCGTGAGTGGAGCCACGGGCGCCGGTTCGGCCGCTTCCGGAGCCGGAGGTAACGGTGCCCGTGGCCCCGCCACGGACTCCCAAGGGGGCACTGTGACGGATACACGGGGCCCTCAGCCCCAGTACGAGGGTTACGCGACCGGGCCGCTGCCCGGCGAGCGGGAACCCGCACCCGGGCAGGCGGGCCCGTACCACCCGCCGCAGGCCTACCCCTCGCCTCCGGGCGGGACGCAGGGCGGTGGGCGGCCCTACGGCGCTCAGCAGGGCGTGGGACCGGCCCAGACGGCCCGCAAGCCGCGGACGGGGGCGCGGACCACTCCGCGTACCCGCAAGGCGCGCCTGCGGGTGTCCAAGGCCGATCCGTGGTCGGTGATGAAGGTCAGCTTCCTGCTGTCCATCGCGCTCGGCATCTGCACGGTGGTGGCGTCGGCGGTCCTGTGGATGGTGATGGACGCGATGGGCGTCTTCTCCACCGTGGGCGGCACCATCAGCGAGGCGACCGGTTCCAACGAGGGCAACGGCTTCGACC from Streptomyces drozdowiczii carries:
- a CDS encoding DUF3566 domain-containing protein, which translates into the protein MTDTRGPQPQYEGYATGPLPGEREPAPGQAGPYHPPQAYPSPPGGTQGGGRPYGAQQGVGPAQTARKPRTGARTTPRTRKARLRVSKADPWSVMKVSFLLSIALGICTVVASAVLWMVMDAMGVFSTVGGTISEATGSNEGNGFDLQAFLSLPRVLVFTSVIAVIDVVLATALATLGAFIYNLSAGFVGGVELTLAEDE